From Phaeocystidibacter marisrubri, the proteins below share one genomic window:
- a CDS encoding TonB-dependent receptor plug domain-containing protein yields MNRTFPLTLLLLLTSLTAWSQHTIHIVDENKLPVPYACVKIKSPSGTVENVIFSNREGQITINKQTDGNQLIAIDALGYSTYETRLTQIPATVQLEPRSEILQDIVVTGQHAPTTAEAAVHDVRVIQKSRIEQMGANNVSEILSKELNLRSYQDNVLGSQMEMQGVSGQNIKVLIDGVPVVGRLDGNIDLSQIDANSVERIEVIKGPLSVQYGTDALGGTINIITKPNTNVTAAQIKTYYESVGQYNTHLNLNLGTSKHQVKFNGGRQYFDGWSNGDPQFQYLSEIISDSSRFQTWKPKLQWMGRLNYDYNPRQNLNIGLGASIYTEEMTNRGLPRGPYGETAFDDIYQTDRNDASIRVNWKTPSNSQLNILTAYNYYNRTKNTFVRNLTNLDSELSSNSGDQDTTRFDSWMSRGTWSSSADSNAVRYSLGYDMNMESTVGRRIENGRQQITNIAGFTDVEWNITEALILRPGVRFGYNSTFEIPVIPSFQLRWGKRENVMRFSYARGFRSPSLKELYFDFVDINHDIHGNTSLLPEDGHNFRVSFHHNHTFSGGRFNWWVESFYNDIQNLISLAQTGSSTLYSYVNIGEFQSMGINLGTALSYEQWSIDLGVAYTGQSGRTIELAEEPVLYSPEIQSTLKYFIPSINLNLSLFYKYNGVQLGYGIDSDDQVYQTRIDDYHSMDLTASTSFFKRKLKLTAGAKNLFNVTLLNATSSSGAHSGGGSIPQNWGRSYFIGLSYTIGK; encoded by the coding sequence TTGAACCGCACGTTCCCCCTCACCCTACTCTTACTCCTGACCTCCCTCACAGCATGGAGTCAGCATACTATTCACATTGTGGACGAAAACAAGTTGCCTGTTCCGTACGCTTGTGTGAAGATTAAGTCGCCCAGTGGAACGGTTGAAAACGTGATTTTCTCCAACCGTGAAGGTCAAATCACCATCAATAAGCAAACCGATGGTAACCAACTGATTGCAATTGATGCCTTGGGATATTCTACCTACGAAACCCGACTTACTCAGATCCCAGCTACCGTTCAACTAGAACCCCGTTCTGAGATCCTACAAGACATCGTCGTTACCGGACAACATGCGCCAACCACCGCAGAGGCTGCGGTTCACGATGTTCGCGTCATCCAAAAATCTCGCATTGAACAAATGGGCGCCAACAATGTGAGCGAAATCCTCTCTAAAGAATTGAACCTCAGAAGCTATCAAGACAATGTTCTTGGAAGCCAGATGGAAATGCAAGGCGTTTCAGGACAAAATATCAAGGTTCTCATCGATGGAGTCCCGGTGGTCGGCCGACTAGACGGTAACATCGACCTTAGTCAGATTGACGCCAACAGCGTGGAGCGCATAGAAGTCATTAAAGGTCCTCTCTCCGTGCAATACGGCACCGACGCCCTCGGTGGAACCATCAACATCATCACCAAGCCAAACACCAACGTCACCGCAGCTCAAATTAAAACCTACTATGAGTCGGTGGGACAATACAACACCCACCTCAACCTTAACCTAGGCACCTCCAAACACCAAGTTAAATTCAACGGTGGCCGACAATACTTTGACGGTTGGTCCAATGGAGACCCTCAATTCCAATATCTATCTGAAATAATCAGCGATTCATCCCGCTTCCAAACTTGGAAACCCAAACTCCAATGGATGGGACGTCTGAACTACGACTATAACCCACGACAAAACCTCAACATCGGATTAGGAGCCTCTATCTACACGGAAGAAATGACCAACAGGGGTTTACCTCGCGGTCCCTATGGAGAAACGGCATTTGACGATATATACCAAACCGATAGAAACGACGCTTCCATTCGAGTGAATTGGAAAACCCCATCGAACTCTCAACTCAACATTCTCACAGCCTACAATTACTACAACCGCACAAAGAACACCTTTGTAAGAAACCTCACGAACCTCGACTCTGAATTATCGTCGAACTCCGGCGACCAAGACACCACTCGATTTGATTCCTGGATGAGCAGAGGTACTTGGAGTTCTTCCGCCGACAGCAATGCCGTGCGATACTCCTTGGGTTACGATATGAACATGGAATCTACTGTAGGAAGACGCATTGAAAACGGACGGCAACAAATTACCAATATTGCAGGCTTCACCGATGTTGAATGGAACATTACTGAAGCTTTGATTCTTCGCCCCGGCGTACGCTTCGGCTACAACAGCACCTTCGAAATTCCTGTGATTCCCTCCTTCCAACTCCGCTGGGGAAAGCGCGAAAACGTGATGCGCTTCTCCTATGCTCGAGGATTTAGATCACCTTCATTGAAAGAACTCTATTTCGATTTTGTAGATATCAACCACGACATCCATGGCAACACCTCTCTTCTTCCTGAAGATGGCCACAATTTTCGAGTGAGCTTTCATCACAACCACACGTTCAGTGGAGGTCGTTTTAACTGGTGGGTGGAATCCTTCTACAACGATATTCAAAACCTCATCTCCCTCGCTCAGACCGGAAGTTCCACACTCTACAGCTATGTGAATATAGGCGAGTTTCAATCCATGGGAATCAATTTGGGAACCGCTTTGAGTTACGAGCAGTGGTCTATTGATCTTGGAGTCGCATACACAGGGCAATCTGGTCGAACCATCGAATTAGCCGAAGAACCCGTACTCTACAGCCCAGAAATTCAGAGCACCTTAAAGTATTTCATCCCTAGCATCAACCTCAATCTAAGCCTATTCTACAAGTACAATGGCGTGCAACTGGGGTACGGAATAGATTCGGACGACCAGGTTTACCAAACGCGAATTGACGACTATCACTCCATGGACCTAACCGCATCAACTTCCTTCTTTAAGCGCAAGTTGAAACTTACAGCAGGCGCTAAAAACCTCTTCAACGTCACCTTACTAAACGCAACCTCAAGTAGTGGAGCGCATTCAGGAGGTGGCTCCATCCCTCAAAACTGGGGAAGATCCTACTTCATCGGATTATCATATACCATCGGAAAATGA
- a CDS encoding c-type cytochrome: MKVIKYGVVLSIAFLASCGSAQLASPTTSDVERVSTANPDLTLAELTKGYELYSANCNKCHGLEDPKAYTEEEWRRLVPAMVPKANRKGSTLTPSDENLILQYVLAMGPHAK, from the coding sequence ATGAAGGTTATCAAATATGGCGTTGTACTATCCATCGCATTTCTAGCCTCATGTGGCTCCGCTCAATTGGCTTCCCCAACAACTTCTGATGTAGAGAGAGTAAGCACTGCTAACCCGGACCTCACGCTTGCGGAATTGACCAAAGGCTACGAGTTGTACTCTGCGAATTGCAATAAGTGTCACGGCTTAGAAGATCCGAAAGCCTATACCGAGGAGGAGTGGAGACGTCTTGTTCCAGCCATGGTTCCGAAGGCAAACAGAAAAGGTTCTACCCTCACACCTTCTGATGAGAATCTGATTTTGCAATACGTATTGGCTATGGGGCCTCATGCAAAGTAG
- a CDS encoding HmuY family protein — protein MRITILTTAVLLLSACQPDEVAIPGHTSGSEESHSVEIGPDYSHQLYYSLEEKTVIRQNVKTEWDLGFESAEEGYHIVLNSALYNAVAHVNKEFSSPLQLDSLDWKYDSSKGDLDSTAFGDYRQLTGFFALDLGRNVDGSSRGYIRLQILSHSESEYSIRVADLALTSEDTFTIAKAANTTYTCFSIDRRSVVDIEPHRAGWDLWFTPYTYVFHNPPLPYSVTGVLINPHQVEVAISSDSWENTTYESSTALSFSSQHDVIGYEWKEYNFDSGLYEIDNSIIYVIRSVSGKIYKLRFTDFYNNVGERGYPTFDLVEL, from the coding sequence ATGAGAATCACAATACTCACCACTGCTGTTCTTCTTCTCAGCGCTTGCCAGCCTGACGAGGTAGCCATTCCAGGCCATACATCTGGTTCAGAAGAAAGTCATTCTGTAGAAATCGGGCCTGATTACAGCCATCAACTGTACTACAGTTTAGAAGAAAAAACCGTGATTCGTCAGAATGTAAAGACCGAATGGGATCTCGGCTTCGAATCCGCAGAAGAAGGCTATCACATCGTCTTGAATTCCGCCCTTTACAATGCAGTTGCACATGTAAACAAAGAGTTCTCATCGCCTCTTCAACTCGACAGTCTTGATTGGAAATACGACTCTTCCAAGGGAGATTTAGACAGCACTGCTTTTGGCGACTACCGTCAGCTTACCGGATTTTTTGCGTTAGACCTTGGACGTAACGTTGACGGTAGTTCCAGAGGCTATATTCGACTGCAAATACTCAGTCATTCTGAAAGCGAATACTCCATTCGAGTGGCCGATTTGGCCTTGACTTCAGAAGACACTTTCACCATTGCAAAAGCAGCGAATACTACCTACACATGCTTCAGCATAGATCGTCGATCTGTGGTTGACATAGAGCCTCATCGTGCGGGTTGGGATCTTTGGTTTACGCCCTACACTTATGTATTCCACAATCCCCCCCTTCCCTACTCGGTTACTGGAGTTCTCATCAACCCACACCAAGTGGAAGTGGCAATTTCTAGCGATTCATGGGAGAATACCACCTATGAATCCAGCACCGCGCTCTCCTTCTCCAGTCAACACGATGTGATTGGCTATGAATGGAAAGAGTACAACTTCGATTCAGGACTTTACGAAATCGACAATTCCATCATTTATGTGATTCGAAGCGTATCGGGTAAAATTTACAAACTCCGGTTTACTGATTTCTACAACAATGTTGGAGAAAGAGGCTATCCGACGTTTGATTTGGTAGAACTCTAA